CGCTCCCCCCAAGCCGGTCCAGGGGCGGCGAGTCGGCACCACCCCTGTAGATGTGCACCCGATCGACATCGTCCATCGGGACATACAGCTTGTCCGCCCCGGCGTAGGCGATGGCGAGGAACTCACTTTCCCCGCCGTCATGATCGAGCGCCTGAACGCCGATGAACCGCCCTACCCCGTGATCCACGTGAACGACAAAATCATTCGGTTTCAGATCGCGGAGACTCTCCCCGGTCCCGCTCTTCCGCGGCCGGCGGCGCGGGTGCGCCGCGGCAGAGGAGACGAAAAGATCGGCGGTCCGGTAGAAGACTTTCTTCTCGGCCGGAAGGCGGAAACTGGACGTGAGCGCGCCCTCGCAGATGAAGAGCCCCTCACCGATTGATGTGAAATCGTGGTCGGCCCCATACAGCGGGATGGATATCTCCCGCTCGCGGAGCACTGCCTGGGCGCGAAGCGCCTCCGTCCGATCGGCCGCAACAAGCGCGACGGTGCATCCCGAGGCGCGCCAGGAGAGAAGCTGCTCGACGAAATTCGCAATTCCGCCCCGGGCCGGAAAGAGCGATTCCGCCTGAAGGGAAAGCGCTTCGTCCGGATCAGCGTCCAGACCCAAAGCGTCCACCTCCAGCCGGCCCGCACCGGAGAGGGCCGCTTCAACCTCTTCGGGGGCAAGCCACATTTTCTCGGGCGGAAAACCGATCAGGCCGCGTTCGGGAGCCATCGCGGCCTCCTCGCGGAGCTCGCCCCAAAGGCCGCGAAGCGCCCCGCGAGTTGCCTCGGGCGCATCGCACACCCAAAGGGAGGCGCCGGGTACAAAATCGAAAAGCGTATTCATTTCGGAGAGGAAGAGCGGAGACATCCCTTCGATCCCGGGAAAATACCCTTCCGACTCGAGCTGATCGATCAGCCGATCTATCCGGAGCCCCAACTCGGGAGCCTCTTCCGCCTGCGCGGCCAGCACCGCTACCACACGCTCCTTTTCCCCCGGCTCAAGGATGACCTCACGGGCCGGGAAAATGAAAACCTCCGTCAGCGACTGCCGCGTCCGCTGGGTCTGGGGATGGAAGTCGCGGAGCGAATCAACTTCATCCCCATTCAGCTCCACGCGCACGGGCCGCTCCAAGTGGGGAGAGAAGAAATCGACAATCCCCCCCCGGAAGGCATACTCGCCGGGCGATTCCACGATGGAACGCCGCTGGTACATCAACTCCTCCAGGAGAGAGAGGAGGGCATCGCGGTCAATCTCTCCCCCCTCGCGCAGGGAGCGAGCCTTCTCCAGGAGCCGGGCCGGAGCCGGAAGACGCCCGGCGAGGGCCTCGGGGGTCGTCAAAACGGCTCCCTGGCCTCCTTTTACAAGAAAATCAAGGGTTTTTAGCCTTTGCCCCAGAATCTCGCTCGAGGGGGAGAGACGGGCGTAAGGATAGACGTCCCAGGCGGGGAAGCTGCAGACG
The DNA window shown above is from bacterium and carries:
- a CDS encoding DEAD/DEAH box helicase, with the protein product MKFHIPDPGQRRTVRLRGSDDASFVWWMAELIRAHGAPVLCIVPESRRLRRIETNLRFFLGTGGDETAFPVCSFPAWDVYPYARLSPSSEILGQRLKTLDFLVKGGQGAVLTTPEALAGRLPAPARLLEKARSLREGGEIDRDALLSLLEELMYQRRSIVESPGEYAFRGGIVDFFSPHLERPVRVELNGDEVDSLRDFHPQTQRTRQSLTEVFIFPAREVILEPGEKERVVAVLAAQAEEAPELGLRIDRLIDQLESEGYFPGIEGMSPLFLSEMNTLFDFVPGASLWVCDAPEATRGALRGLWGELREEAAMAPERGLIGFPPEKMWLAPEEVEAALSGAGRLEVDALGLDADPDEALSLQAESLFPARGGIANFVEQLLSWRASGCTVALVAADRTEALRAQAVLREREISIPLYGADHDFTSIGEGLFICEGALTSSFRLPAEKKVFYRTADLFVSSAAAHPRRRPRKSGTGESLRDLKPNDFVVHVDHGVGRFIGVQALDHDGGESEFLAIAYAGADKLYVPMDDVDRVHIYRGGADSPPLDRLGGSAWEKTKKGVKKAFRTIARDLLRLYAERASAVGNAFASDGAWEREISAGFEYEETPDQDQAIRDVLEDMESARPMDRLVCGDVGYGKTEVALRAAARAVAGGKQVALIVPTTLLAHQHWESFLRR